The Anaerolineales bacterium genome contains a region encoding:
- a CDS encoding class I SAM-dependent methyltransferase, translating into MTIDQAFNASIEYYDEWMRKALPNYSDLFRTAQERVPFPADQAIEVLDLGAGTGLFSKHILMKYPKAKFLLVDLADRMLDVARRRFAGRPDQFEYRISDYRSLQNAQEFDLVISSLSIHHLTDDEKQHLFRILYGRLRTPGVFLNIDQIRGETEYLRDLYWTHWLTQVRREEPSEERIRESIDRRKTYDRDALLEDQLRWLRDAGFTNVDCVYKNYFVGVFFAMKT; encoded by the coding sequence ATGACCATCGATCAGGCGTTCAACGCCTCCATCGAATATTACGACGAGTGGATGCGCAAAGCGCTCCCAAACTACAGCGATCTTTTCCGGACCGCTCAGGAACGGGTACCGTTCCCGGCCGATCAGGCGATCGAGGTGCTGGACCTGGGCGCCGGCACGGGCCTGTTTTCCAAGCACATCCTGATGAAATATCCGAAGGCGAAATTTCTTCTGGTCGATCTGGCGGATAGGATGCTCGACGTCGCCCGGCGGCGGTTTGCCGGGCGCCCGGATCAGTTCGAATACCGCATCTCGGATTACCGGTCGCTTCAGAACGCGCAGGAATTCGACCTGGTGATTTCGAGCCTGTCCATTCACCACCTCACCGACGACGAAAAGCAACATCTGTTCCGGATCCTGTACGGCAGGCTGCGGACGCCGGGAGTCTTCCTCAACATCGATCAGATCCGCGGCGAAACGGAATATCTGCGCGATCTGTATTGGACGCATTGGCTGACCCAGGTCCGGCGCGAAGAGCCGTCGGAGGAGCGGATCCGCGAGAGCATCGACCGCCGCAAAACGTACGACCGGGACGCCCTTCTGGAAGACCAGCTCCGCTGGCTTCGCGACGCGGGCTTCACCAACGTAGATTGCGTGTATAAAAATTATTTCGTCGGCGTTTTTTTTGCGATGAAAACCTAG
- a CDS encoding YdeI/OmpD-associated family protein → MHAESLSHSHLKEYVRWIEEAKRDETRMKRIAETVRMIAAGKKPR, encoded by the coding sequence ATGCATGCCGAATCGCTTTCCCATTCGCATCTCAAGGAATACGTGCGCTGGATCGAGGAAGCCAAACGCGACGAGACCCGGATGAAACGGATCGCCGAGACGGTCCGGATGATTGCGGCGGGGAAGAAACCGCGTTGA
- a CDS encoding glycerophosphodiester phosphodiesterase yields the protein MKLFAHRGVYDLAPENTIPAFERAIALGADGIEFDVRLTADRVPVVIHDSSLGRTTSAFGAVGRSTLAQVKAARFRAVRGADAYIPTLREALEALAGRIELQIELKGNDPETAARAGEILQAFRPDWEGMEIISFEPELLQAFHDAVPGLQTGLLTAPHGFWIRPERVIARALERASEARAGALHLNASQLSERTAGEIRMRGIALHAWGVNSERRCRAALGSGAVSICTDDVPRMARCVREAAGTG from the coding sequence ATGAAACTCTTCGCCCACCGCGGCGTGTACGACCTCGCTCCGGAAAACACCATCCCGGCGTTCGAACGGGCGATTGCGCTCGGCGCGGACGGGATTGAGTTCGACGTCCGCCTGACCGCCGACCGGGTCCCCGTCGTGATCCACGATTCCTCCCTTGGACGGACCACCTCCGCTTTCGGCGCGGTCGGCCGTTCCACGTTGGCGCAGGTTAAAGCCGCGCGCTTCCGCGCCGTGCGCGGGGCCGACGCGTACATTCCCACGCTGCGCGAGGCGCTGGAAGCCCTGGCCGGCCGGATCGAATTGCAGATCGAACTGAAAGGGAACGATCCGGAAACTGCGGCGCGGGCGGGGGAGATCTTGCAGGCATTCCGCCCCGATTGGGAGGGGATGGAAATCATATCCTTCGAGCCGGAGTTGTTGCAGGCGTTTCACGACGCCGTTCCCGGGCTGCAAACCGGGTTGCTCACTGCGCCGCACGGATTCTGGATCCGGCCGGAAAGGGTCATCGCCCGGGCGCTCGAACGGGCTTCAGAGGCCCGCGCGGGAGCGCTCCACCTGAATGCTTCGCAGCTCTCGGAACGGACCGCCGGCGAAATCCGCATGCGGGGAATCGCGTTGCACGCTTGGGGCGTGAATTCAGAACGGCGCTGCCGAGCGGCGCTCGGCTCCGGCGCCGTCAGCATATG